The Bacteroides ovatus genomic interval CAGTGGGGAACTTGTTGCTTTGCAGGATAAAGATAATTCTTTAGAGAGTAAGCTGAATACTAAGTTGATAAAAGTATCGGATAAAACAATGGATATATCTGCTACCTATTGGAGTAGTACGGAACGGAATAATAAGAATATGTACATTGTTACTTATTCTAAAACAGCTGGCTCGGCAGGAACCGGTGGTGTCAAGACCAATACTTACACTTATCGTTTTTTCCTGGGATTCTAAATTAAAGATATTTGTATGATGATGAAGAGAATACTATTTCTTATTAGTCTTTTGTTGGTAACCGGTTGCCTTTTAGTACGTGCGCAAGTCTATAAATTCGACTTTACTTCCGACAAAAAGGTAAAAGAGGGATATACTAAAGTGACACCCGAAACCTTGTTCAATGACGAACAAGGTTACGGATATGATTTGCAACCGGCATGGGATGGAAAAAGTAATCAGCCTTTCTTCTTCTCCGTCAATGTTCCCGATGGCAATTATAAAGTAACCGTCACCCTTGGCAGTAAGGATTCAGCCGGAAATACTACGGTGCGTGCCGAGTCCCGCCGACTGTTTATTGAAAATCTTCCGACTAAAAAGGGAGAAATGATTACCGAATCTTTTACTGTCAACAAGCGGAACATGAAAATCAGCGAAAGAGAGAAAGTCAAAATCAAGGCACGTGAAAAGAATAAACTGAACTGGGATGAAAAACTGACTATTGAATTTAATGGTGATGCGCCCCGTATCACTTCTCTGGTCATTGAACGTGCAGATAAAGTGCCTACCATTTTTCTTTGCGGCAACTCCACCGTGGTTGATTATGATAACGAACCTTGGGCCGCTTGGGGACAAATGTTTCCACGGTGGTTCACCGATCAGGTAGCTATTGCCAATTATGCTGAATCCGGAGAATCTGCTAATACCTTTATCGGTGCCGGACGTTTGAAAAAAGCCCTGACACAGATGAAGAAGGGCGATTATCTCTTTATGGAGTTCGGACACAACGATCAGAAACAGAAAGGACCCGGCAAAGGAGCTTTCTATTCTTTCATGTATAATCTGAAGATTTATATTGATGAAGCCCGTTCCAGAGGTGCGTATCCTGTATTAGTGACTCCGACGCAACGTCGTCGTTTTGATAAGAACGGTAAGATTGTAAACACTCACCTTGATTATCCTGATGCGATTCGTTGGTTGGCAGCCAAAGAAAACGTACCTTTGATTGATTTGAATGAAATAAGTCGTACACTTTACGAGGCAATGGGCGAAGATGGCTCTAAACATGCGTTCGTGCATTATCCGGCTAATACTTATCCGGGACAGACAAAGGAACTGAAAGATAATTCCCACTCCAATACTTTCGGTGCTTATGAACTGGCTAAATGTATTATTGAAGGAATGAAGAAAGCTGATTTGGATGCGGTGAAGTTCTTGAGGAAGGATTATAAAGGATTCAATCCAGACCATCCCGACAGATTCGAAGACTTTAAATGGAATCTTTGCCCGTTTACGGAGATAGAGAAACCGGATGGTAATTAATAAATGGAAATATAATAGCGGATTATTCCGGTTCAATATCAATAAATAACGTAGATTAAAAACATAAAATAGAAGAGGGATTATGAAAAAAGTGTTTGTATCAATGGCGTTGGCAGTTCTTGCATTGGGAAGCCAGGCACAAGTTTTGAAGAATGACCTGTTGAAAGGTTATAAGGTAGGCGATACTTTGGAGAAAACGGTTTATGATGATAAACGGGCTCCTATTAACGTAGATACTTGGTGTGGAGCATTTACTACGACATCGGTTGAAGGAGTGGTAAGTCCTACTGTTGGAAAGGCTTTGACTTATGACGGATATAGTGAGGCGGGATCATCTATCAATTTTGGTTTTCCGCAAGGTGTGAAAGGTTCCCGTGTCAGCGTATATTCTTTGGTAGAATCAGGAAAAGTTTACTCTAAAGGAACTTATTACCTGGCTTGTCTGGTGAACTTTGCTAAAGTCGGTTCAAGTAATTTGGCAGATATCTTGGCTGCCAGTGCCAGTTATGTTGGCGGAGGAAATCGTGGTCAAGTATATGTCAGACGTGAAGGAAATGATAAAATCAAATTTGCTGTAGGCTTGATGAAAGAACGTAACGAAGCTCCTATGGTATATGATTATAATACAACGCATCTGCTGGTATTGAAAGTTGATTATGACAAGAATGAAGTTTCTTTATTCGTTGATCCTGATTTAAATCAGAATGAACCGAAAGCCGATGTTGTAGTGGCTGGTGAAGAAGGTGCATTGAAAGCTGGTCTGAAAGCTATTTCGTTTAGAAATCGCAGTGGCTTTAAAGGAAATATCGGTAATTTCCGCTTTGCCAGAGATTGGGCTGGCGCTATAGGAAAATAATAGAATATATTAATCTATTAAATAGAAGAGGGGGAGAGTTGCATTGTAGACAACTTTCCTCCTTTTTGAGTTGTGGTAAGC includes:
- a CDS encoding rhamnogalacturonan acetylesterase — encoded protein: MKRILFLISLLLVTGCLLVRAQVYKFDFTSDKKVKEGYTKVTPETLFNDEQGYGYDLQPAWDGKSNQPFFFSVNVPDGNYKVTVTLGSKDSAGNTTVRAESRRLFIENLPTKKGEMITESFTVNKRNMKISEREKVKIKAREKNKLNWDEKLTIEFNGDAPRITSLVIERADKVPTIFLCGNSTVVDYDNEPWAAWGQMFPRWFTDQVAIANYAESGESANTFIGAGRLKKALTQMKKGDYLFMEFGHNDQKQKGPGKGAFYSFMYNLKIYIDEARSRGAYPVLVTPTQRRRFDKNGKIVNTHLDYPDAIRWLAAKENVPLIDLNEISRTLYEAMGEDGSKHAFVHYPANTYPGQTKELKDNSHSNTFGAYELAKCIIEGMKKADLDAVKFLRKDYKGFNPDHPDRFEDFKWNLCPFTEIEKPDGN